The proteins below come from a single Podarcis muralis chromosome 8, rPodMur119.hap1.1, whole genome shotgun sequence genomic window:
- the LOC114600597 gene encoding DGAT1/2-independent enzyme synthesizing storage lipids-like isoform X2, which produces MISSFSYFEQEEVTWLVDLLKNWMYPNNYLGIFTDYTVYLLVILTPFIILLSPVLVILGCIYLSNFLLNIFKIKIKVKGDDYLSKSWDTGRRAVLYLWDIYGTVWHGIKLFYKVHGLTHDGREECVEILRKGYLLGVLPGGAREALFSDENYSLLWGSRKGFAHVARDAKVPIIPIFTKNLREGYRALGKIWPFKWLYERTRWPIVPVYGGFPVKFCSYVGDPIPYDPNITVEELVEKTKRAIEDLRDKHQKMPGSIQRALLERFYKIPS; this is translated from the exons ATGATCAGTTCATTTTCTTATTTTGAACAAGAAGAAGTGACGTGGCTCGTGGACCTCCTGAAAAATTGGATGTATCCAAATAATTATCTAGGGATTTTCACAGACTATACAGTGTACCTCTTGGTGATATTAACACCATTCATAATTCTGCTGTCACCTGTCTTAGTCATTCTTGGATGTATTTACCTTTCTAATTTTCTTCTGAATATTTTCAAGATAAAGATTAAGGTAAAAGGAGATGATTACCTCAGTAAGTCATGGGACACTGGAAGGAGGGCAGTGCTTTATCTTTGGGACATATATGGCACAGTGTGGCATG GTATCAAACTGTTTTATAAAGTACATGGCCTTACACATGATGGAAGAGAGGAATGTGTTGAAATTCTGAGAAAGGGATACTTGCTTGGAGTCTTACCAGGTGGAGCCCGAGAAGCACTTTTTAGTGACGAAAACTACAGTCTCTTGTGGGGTAGCCGCAAAGGCTTTGCTCACGTGGCCAGAGATGCAAAAGTG CCTATCATCCCTATATTTACAAAAAATCTTCGGGAAGGATACAGAGCACTTGGAAAAATAT GGCCATTTAAGTGGCTGTATGAACGTACCCGATGGCCAATTGTTCCTGTATATGGAGGGTTTCCAGTCAAATTTTGCTCCTATGTAGGAGATCCCATTCCTTATGATCCAAATATAACAGTTGAAGAACTAGTTGAAAAG ACAAAGAGAGCAATAGAAGATCTCAGAGATAAACACCAAAAAATGCCAGGTAGCATACAAAGAGCACTGTTGGAACGATTTTATAAGATTCCAAGTTAA
- the LOC114600597 gene encoding DGAT1/2-independent enzyme synthesizing storage lipids-like isoform X1 has protein sequence MISSFSYFEQEEVTWLVDLLKNWMYPNNYLGIFTDYTVYLLVILTPFIILLSPVLVILGCIYLSNFLLNIFKIKIKVKGDDYLSKSWDTGRRAVLYLWDIYGTVWHGYEVHGMDKVPEGPGLVVFYHGAFPLDYFYFVSRLYLQTGRLCQSVVDYHFSKIPGIKLFYKVHGLTHDGREECVEILRKGYLLGVLPGGAREALFSDENYSLLWGSRKGFAHVARDAKVPIIPIFTKNLREGYRALGKIWPFKWLYERTRWPIVPVYGGFPVKFCSYVGDPIPYDPNITVEELVEKTKRAIEDLRDKHQKMPGSIQRALLERFYKIPS, from the exons ATGATCAGTTCATTTTCTTATTTTGAACAAGAAGAAGTGACGTGGCTCGTGGACCTCCTGAAAAATTGGATGTATCCAAATAATTATCTAGGGATTTTCACAGACTATACAGTGTACCTCTTGGTGATATTAACACCATTCATAATTCTGCTGTCACCTGTCTTAGTCATTCTTGGATGTATTTACCTTTCTAATTTTCTTCTGAATATTTTCAAGATAAAGATTAAGGTAAAAGGAGATGATTACCTCAGTAAGTCATGGGACACTGGAAGGAGGGCAGTGCTTTATCTTTGGGACATATATGGCACAGTGTGGCATG GTTATGAGGTGCACGGGATGGATAAAGTACCAGAAGGACCAGGGCTTGTTGTATTTTACCATGGAGCCTTTCCTCTAGACTATTTCTACTTTGTATCTAGACTCTATTTACAGACAGGCAGACTCTGCCAATCAGTGGTTGATTACCATTTTTCCAAAATACCAG GTATCAAACTGTTTTATAAAGTACATGGCCTTACACATGATGGAAGAGAGGAATGTGTTGAAATTCTGAGAAAGGGATACTTGCTTGGAGTCTTACCAGGTGGAGCCCGAGAAGCACTTTTTAGTGACGAAAACTACAGTCTCTTGTGGGGTAGCCGCAAAGGCTTTGCTCACGTGGCCAGAGATGCAAAAGTG CCTATCATCCCTATATTTACAAAAAATCTTCGGGAAGGATACAGAGCACTTGGAAAAATAT GGCCATTTAAGTGGCTGTATGAACGTACCCGATGGCCAATTGTTCCTGTATATGGAGGGTTTCCAGTCAAATTTTGCTCCTATGTAGGAGATCCCATTCCTTATGATCCAAATATAACAGTTGAAGAACTAGTTGAAAAG ACAAAGAGAGCAATAGAAGATCTCAGAGATAAACACCAAAAAATGCCAGGTAGCATACAAAGAGCACTGTTGGAACGATTTTATAAGATTCCAAGTTAA